TGAGCACGACGGTCGGCGAGACGGTGTTGACCGTGACCCCGCGTCCGCCCCACTCGAGTGCGAGCACCCGGGTCAGCCCGAGGACGCCGGCCTTCGACGCGCAGTACGCCGCGTGCCGGTCGAGGCCGACGTGTGCCGCCTGCGATGCGATGTTCACGATCCGACCGCTGCCCGCCGCGAGCATGTGCCGCCCGACCGCCTGCGCCAGCCGGAAGGTCCCGGTCAGGTTGACGTCGAGCGTGCGCGCCCACGCGCCGCCGTCCAGGTCCTCCGCTGCGTCGAGCGCGACGATGCCGGCGCAGTTCACGAGCACCTCGATCGACCCGGCGGCGTCGACGACCTGCTGGACCGTCGCCGAGACGGAGGCGTCGTCCGTGACGTCGCAGGCGAGCCCGAGGTGCGCACCGGTGGGGACGTCGGGCAGCCCGGCGGCTGCAGCGGCCGAGGCGTCCGTCCGGACGTCGACGATCGCGACCCGGGCCCCGCGCGACGCGAACGCGTGGGCGATCGCGTTGCCGATGCCGGACGCCCCACCCGTGACGACCGCCGTGCGGCCCGTCAGGTCGTTCGTCAGGTCGACGGAGTCGGGGCCCGGTCGGAGTGCGGCGGCGAGGTCGGTCTCGGTGGCGGTGGTCATGGTCGCTCCCTTGCGATGCGCGGTCGTGGTGTCGGAACGATAGCAGAAATTGTGTTCTGGACATCTGTTCCCGACCGTGTACAGTCGTCGCCGAACCATCGGAACGGGCACACCGCCCGGCTGACCAACGGAGGACCAGCTCATGTCGACGACGACGACCGAGACCCCGGCGCAGGGCGACGCGCACCGCGAGATCCCGACCACGATGCGTGCCGTGGTGGTCCACGGTCCGGGCGATTACCGACTCGAGGACCGTCCGGTCCCGCAGCCCGGACCGGGTGAGCTCCTGCTCCGCACCGACGCCGTCGGCATCTGCGCGAGCGACCTGAAGTGCTACCACGGCGCGGCGAAGTTCTGGGGCGACGAGAACCGCCCGGCATGGGCGGAAGCCGACCGGATCCCCGGCCACGAGTTCGTCGGGACGATCGTCGCCGGCGCCGACGACGCGCTCGCGAAGCGCGGTGTGGCACTCGGCGACCGCATCGCCTGCGAGCAGATCGTGCCGTGCTGGGAGTGCCGCTACTGCCTCGAGGGCGCCTACTGGATGTGCAACGTCCACGACATGTTCGGCTTCAAGGGCTTCGACGGCGCGATGGCCGAGTACGTGCTCGTGCCGAGCGGGGCCCTGACGCACCCGGTGGACCGCGCGCTGCCGGGCCAGGTCGCCGCCTTCGCGGAGCCCCTCTCCTGCGCCTTCCACGCCGTCGAGCGCGGCGACATCCGGTTCGGCGACACGGTCGTCATCGCCGGCGCCGGTCCGATCGGTCTCTCCGCGATCGCCGGCGCCCGCCAGAAGAACCCGCTGCGGATCATCGCGCTCGACGTCGTCGACGAGAAGCTCGCGCTCGCCCGCAAGGTCGGCGCCGACCTGACGATCAACATCGCACACGAGGACGCCGTCGCCCGGGTGAAGGAGCTCACCGACGGCTACGGTGCCGACGTCTACATCGAGGCCACCGGCCACCCGTCCGCGGTACCGCAGGGCCTGAACCTGCTCCGCAAGCTCGGCACGTTCGTCGAGTACTCGGTCTTCAAGGACGCCGTATCCGTCGACTGGTCGATCATCTCCGACGACAAGGAGCTCGACGTCCGCGGGGCACACCTCGGTCCGCACACCTGGCCGGCGGCGATCAAGCTGCTCGAGTCCGGCATGCTGCCGATGGACGAGATCTGCACGCACCAGTTCCCGCTCGAGGACTTCCAGCAGGCACTGGACCTGGTCGGCGACTCCGCCGGTGCGTCCGTCAAGGTGTCCATCATCCCGTCGCTGTCCGCACCGACCACGTCCGCGCCGACCACGTCCGTCGCGCGGGCCTGACACCCGAGGAGCCCCCGCGATGTCGACGACGACCGCGCGCACCACCGCCTCCACGCCCACCGCCGGCCGGTCCGAGGGCCGGCTGGACCGGATGGGGATCCCCCGTCCGCTCGCCCTCGGCTTCGTCGCCGTGCTGGTCTTCATGACCGGCAACGGCGTCGAGTCGAACTTCATCACCCCGCACATGGTCGCGGTGCTCGGCAGCCCCGAGGCCACCGTGGCGACGATCGTGACGTTCTACAGCCTCGCCGCCCTGATCGGCAGCTACGTCTCCGGCGCCCTGTCCGACCTGGTCGGTCCGCGCCGGGTGATGATCCTCGGCTTCGCCGTCTGGGTCGTCTTCGAGGTGCTGTTCCTGCTGGCCCTGGAGGTGCAGAGCGTGCCGTTCGCCGCCGTCGCGTACGCCCTGCGCGGCTTCGGCTACCCGCTGTTCGCGTTCGCCTTCCTGGTGTGGGTGAACATCACGACGCCGGTGGAGCGCAACGGCTCGGCCGTCGGCTGGTTCTACGTCGCCTTCACCGGTGGGCTGCCGACCCTCGGCTCGCTGTTCGCCATCGGGGCGATCCCGGTGTTCGGCGGCGGCACGGTCGGCGAGGCGGGCGCGATGGTCGCATCGATCGGCCTCGTGGTCGTGGGCTTCCTGATCATGCTGTTCGGCGTCCGCCTGCCCAACGGCTTCACGCGGATCGCACCCGCCGGTGAGAGCGCCTGGCGCGTGATGACGAGCGGGATCCGCCTCACCGCCACCCGGCCGAAGATCCTGATGGGCTTCCTCGTCCGCCTCATCAACACCGCGCCCGAGTTCGGCATGTTCGTCGTGCTGCCCGCGATCATCGCGAACGACCGCGGGTGGGGCCAGAGCCGCTGGCTGCTCATGACC
The sequence above is drawn from the Curtobacterium sp. MR_MD2014 genome and encodes:
- a CDS encoding MFS transporter translates to MSTTTARTTASTPTAGRSEGRLDRMGIPRPLALGFVAVLVFMTGNGVESNFITPHMVAVLGSPEATVATIVTFYSLAALIGSYVSGALSDLVGPRRVMILGFAVWVVFEVLFLLALEVQSVPFAAVAYALRGFGYPLFAFAFLVWVNITTPVERNGSAVGWFYVAFTGGLPTLGSLFAIGAIPVFGGGTVGEAGAMVASIGLVVVGFLIMLFGVRLPNGFTRIAPAGESAWRVMTSGIRLTATRPKILMGFLVRLINTAPEFGMFVVLPAIIANDRGWGQSRWLLMTVCVYATNILVNALFGWVGDRIGWQRTVKWFGIVGSATGLVAWWYVPQLVPAGSDWGYVLSVVAGCVFGCLLAGFVPMGAIMPALAPEHKGAAMAMYTTAAGGAAFLGTGVVAAVFALGGGGQAVTWTFVGLYACAFVMIHFLDVPQGRPHRGTR
- a CDS encoding GolD/DthD family dehydrogenase encodes the protein MTTATETDLAAALRPGPDSVDLTNDLTGRTAVVTGGASGIGNAIAHAFASRGARVAIVDVRTDASAAAAAGLPDVPTGAHLGLACDVTDDASVSATVQQVVDAAGSIEVLVNCAGIVALDAAEDLDGGAWARTLDVNLTGTFRLAQAVGRHMLAAGSGRIVNIASQAAHVGLDRHAAYCASKAGVLGLTRVLALEWGGRGVTVNTVSPTVVLTDLGRAAWANEAGLRHQDEIPTGRFATPAEIAAAVLFLASDGAAMVNGADLRVDGGFTIR
- a CDS encoding zinc-binding dehydrogenase, with translation MSTTTTETPAQGDAHREIPTTMRAVVVHGPGDYRLEDRPVPQPGPGELLLRTDAVGICASDLKCYHGAAKFWGDENRPAWAEADRIPGHEFVGTIVAGADDALAKRGVALGDRIACEQIVPCWECRYCLEGAYWMCNVHDMFGFKGFDGAMAEYVLVPSGALTHPVDRALPGQVAAFAEPLSCAFHAVERGDIRFGDTVVIAGAGPIGLSAIAGARQKNPLRIIALDVVDEKLALARKVGADLTINIAHEDAVARVKELTDGYGADVYIEATGHPSAVPQGLNLLRKLGTFVEYSVFKDAVSVDWSIISDDKELDVRGAHLGPHTWPAAIKLLESGMLPMDEICTHQFPLEDFQQALDLVGDSAGASVKVSIIPSLSAPTTSAPTTSVARA